The genomic interval atcaATGGGCATTATTGAACGGGCATTGATCCGTTCACGGAAACGCCAATTTGTCAACAACCGGTTTTTAAATGGCGAAATCCAATTTATATGAATCActgaattgaaaagaaaaccaatgcTTTATTTTATCCTTCTTTTAGTCTTGAGAAATGGCAAGTAGCACGATAGAGGCGAAACAATTATTTGCAGCAGAGGCTGCATTATCTAATAAGGACAAACCTGCTGTAACGTGGGATTTGGGAAAAAGATGGGACGCCATGAATTCAATTGAAAAACTTCAAGATAAATTGAGTACAATGGGAGTACATTCAGTTTTAATAATGGTGGCCGAAAATCCAAAGAAACAACCCACCAGAAAAATGCATAGCAAAGGAGGCCTTAATGATCTGGTCCATAACACTGCGATTGGAAAAGCATTTGCTATAGAATTACTGAAGTTTAATCCAAAATGTAATCCGAACTGATGGATAGTTAACCAACTATTATTAATCTCAACTTTACTTTGCAGGGTCTGAACCGGAAAATTTTTTGagcaggaaaagaaaattggttGACGATCACACCAAATTTCAGTTGAAAACTACTCCACCCGGTTCAGCCCAAGAGGTCAACAATGATGAAACCTTTAATGGTGATTTTGAGGTAGAAATCTTCTTTCTCCAGTACTGTCCTTGTATTTTAACTAAATAACACATTCACATTACAGGTTGTGCATGTCCAACAAGAGGAAACCCTGGCAACTTTATCAGATTTGAGACCAAACACACCGGCCCCTGGTTTCAATGCAGACCAATTGTTGTCATCCATTAATAACAACTCACAGGTAAAGAGAATAATACTCTTTTacagaaacatttttttttcaatttataattaattttttttttgttttattattataggGTGTACATTTGCAAACTAACATGCCTGTAGCAGGCCCAAATCAAATTGCTGCTGGCCCATCCAACATGTGCGCTAACTACGAAGACTTATTGGCTGATTTCCATGTAATAAGTCTGTACAATTGACACATGATAATATGTCTATTATATCattattgttgttttattcTTAGATGCAAGAAATTGAACGGTTTCGGCACCCCATCACAACATTTACCTATCGGTTCAATGGACAAACTAAAGCGGAATATTTAGTGGGCCCTGTCAGAACAGGTGTGTATTTCGGCCTAGATTTTGATCGATTTAATTTCTACGTATTGATCTTTCTTTAGATCCGAAAATAACCAGAGGAAGTAAGCTGAAGGCTTATGAAGATTACATGACGGATCGTCGTCCAGTGTCCGCTACAATGTACGCACTCGTTCGCGATGCTATCGCTCTGCTGGACGGTGGACAAGGGTCATTGCATGACATTCTTGAGAAATTGTACGCATCTCAATTTATCAAAAGAACATTTGGCGGAAAGACACCAATGAAGCCAAAGTTGGTGATTGCTTTGTCCTCATACATACTACCTAAGTTAGTAAGTGAAGACAATCCATGTGTGTCAGTCAACCGCATTTCTGACGGGCCCTCTCAAAAAACTATCTACACTTACAAATTCCAGTCTTACAACAAAGAGGACCTAGGTAAGAAATTTTATaataacattttatttttaaatttcaatgagtgaaattattttattgtttactGTAGAAAAAATTCCCCAAAGAGACTGTAAAAGCAAGAAAACATCGAGTTATAGGGGAAAAACACCTGTTCAATCATCAGATCTCGCTGTTAAAGAAATATTACCTTATTCTCCTCCCATTACTCCATCTCCTGTTTTTACCATTCCTGGCGCCAAAACATTGCCGGCGAGTACCCCGAattcatttgaaagaaaacttCCACATTCCGCTTCGCCAATTAGTCATTTCGCCATTTCGTCAATTATTCCGGGAGACTCTCCGGAAGACATTCCGGGAGACTCTCCGGAAGACATTCCGGGAGACTCTCCGGAAGACATTCCGGGAGACTCTCCAGAAGACATTCCGGGAGACTTTCCGGTAAACATTCTGGAAGATATTCCGGAAGACCAAAAACTAGTCAAAACATCGCTTAAGGAACAAAGTACGGTATTATATCTATTAGGAGAAGAAGATGTCCCAATTGAAGATCGCACTTACAGGAATTTTCCTATAATGATCCAAATACCATCTGACCTTGAACCAGTATGccaaacttttttcttctcagtTCCAAAAACATGGAGCGAGGATAAATTCAGCAACATCGCTATTGAATGGATTCGTAAACTTGTAGAGAACGAACAGTTTCAAGAGTAGCATAGTTGTTCACTCAACAGCGTTCCTTGATTAAGGTTTTTAAAGAGTCTGATACAAAACTACCTGTTTCTTGTGTTTCTTAAAATGAGTAAGATGAACATTATGGAATGATTTACTTGTGTACCCACATATAACAATATAACCGAGAATTTTATTTGCAATAAAATGCTTTGGAGCTCTGaaaacaattgttttttttgtaaaaagctTATTAGTCATAGGTGAATTTACCAATCTAGTATTGTGtaagaaaataaacgaaactTTCTAGAAATGtgtcatattttttttctgggaCTTGTCCTTTCGGATCTTCTTACTTCGCCTAGGTGGTGGAGGTACCGGAACTTCTTCCAGCGCCGAGAGGGCATTCGATGCATCCAATTCTGCGCTGCCGTCAACCACCGGTGGTGATGTTGTAGTTTCTTCAGTATCAGCAGGAAGCATTGGAATGGAGTCACTGTTTGGGATCAAAGGATTCAAATGACACTTAAGGAAGTAGTATTCTGGTCGAAATATTGGCATTTTTTCcattgtctttttcttctgggcaattgaaaattgtatgtattttctttaattctttttataCTAATAAATACATCAGTGTAAACCGAGAAATATAAGATTTGCGTGAAATGTAGAATGCCACACTGAGAATTTGAAAatccctctcttttttctcgaTTGCCCTTGGATGACTGTGATTGGCGGAGACTTTTCCAATAAATTTAACAATAAAAAGTCcattaaaattattttcaaatagATCACTAGATACACCATGAAATGAGCATCATGAAAAATTCAATGTTTTTATAAAATAATTACTATATAAGGTCAAACGAgagcttttaaaaatatggTTTTTGACGTTTTCCCCTCCTCCAGAAATAGTTGTAAAATTTCTAAATTTAATTGTGGGTAAActaatcaacaaaaaatgataaattttacagaaatgaatACAACTCATCGAGTTCTATCGATTTGTGTGAAATTTACATTGAAAGATGTGAAAGGacaaattgtgaaaaaaaaaacggaacacTTTTACTTTTCCCATTTTTGCCATCTAGCCCTATACTGGACCCTGTTGATaaaaacggaaaaagaaaaagtgttCAGTTTCTCTTTTCACAATTTTTCCTTTCACATTTTTCAACGTAAATTTCACTCAAATCGATAGAACTCGATAAGCTGTattcatttctgtaaaatgtatcattttttgttgattagTTTACCcacaattaaatttaaaaatttttcaactaTTTCTGGAGAAGGGGAAAACGTCAataaccatttttttaaaagctcTCGTTTGACCTTAtatagtaaattttttataaaaacaTTGAACTTTTGATGATGATCCTTTCATCGTTCATCTACTTAGAAGAATTTCACACAGACAATTCTGAATTAAAGAGAAGCATTAACGTTTATTCATCACACTTTTCATGGTAATCAATTTCAAAATCCTCGTCAATCGGAAAAATTTCATCACATGCTTCATCTTCCTTATTTTCGTCTTCCTCACTGCtgtcttcatcttcatctgcTTTAAAATGCGCTTGAAAACGAGTAGTGGCAGAGGCCAAAATCATTCTTACTTTCTCGAGTTCTTCGGTTATGAGTACGACACACGCACGAGCTTCCTGGATCGCTTCTGGATAGATTATTGTCTGTAAAACATGTTAATAGGTTTACTGTATAgaaacaacataaaaaaacactTAAAGATACTAATGACCATACTTCGTCCTCAGAAATTTCTATGCAGTCTTCAATATAGCTTTGAACAATAGTTTGTTTAATAGCTAGGTCGTCTGTTAAGTTTACATGCAAGTCTTGGAAATACTTGACAAATGCTaccatttctctttttgtttgaatgaTTTCCTCTTGCCAGCGTTCACTCAGCATCCAGGTATCAATAAGATTGTAGCGTGTAGTCAAATTCACTACGTTTtcacaaatttaaaaaataattcgcAATTAgctatagattttaaaaaattcgattGATTAGCATTACTTTTATTCGTTTCATTCCAAGGAAAAAGCCCAGTCGCATACATTTCTCTTGTAATTTGGTAATCGCTCTTTTCGTTTATCAGATCTAATAGAGCGTAAGCTTTACTGTTGACTTGTTCCATCTTGGAACGAAATTTTTCCCTTACAGAGGTAGAGTCTAAATGCCAAGCaaaaaattagttttaaagGTTTGTTTAGCTAAAGCAATGCATTGTCTTATTTTACCTCCGTACTGGCTCATTTGCTTTCGAGCCCAAGCTGCAGTCATGCGGTAACCTTCTAGATCCGATTTGAAGGACCccggcaattttttttcatttttctttatgttgACGCCTTCGTCGGAGAATTCGCGTGATGAAATTGTCTGATTAACAGCATTACTTTTCACCATAGTATCAAGGGGTGTAGTTGAATCTAAAAATGAAGTGTTATTTTGATATTTAAGCTTTATGTTTCATATGTTCACTTACTTTTCTTATCTAAGGCTGATTCTTGCAAGTGTTTAAGGGTAATTGGCAGGTCTTTTTCTTGTAAACCACACAATGCTAGAGAGTTTTGTAGTTTCCTAGAAAATTCAGTCACTTTCTTGCTTGCCTGGTTATAAAAAAACATCAGTAAAATCAACATATACAAATACTAAATAATAAAGGAATTAGATATTACCTTAGCTAATCTCTTTACCAAGGAGTTCACCATGCCCTGTTCTTTATCTTCATTATGATAAAATATCGCTTCGGTGAGGTGATCTCGGCGAGCTTAATTAATTTAAGGGTTTTTCTTTATTAGTTAATTGATAATGTTCTTCAGAAACTACTTACAAGCTGGACTCATGTGTTTAGTAACGGACCCATATCTGGATAATTTAGCGAACACTTGTTCCTGCTCTTCTCCTAATGATGCCGCTGCTCCATGTTTCCACCTACCATTATGAAGAACCTAAAATAAAAGGAcaatttaatatttaaaaaattatgt from Daphnia magna isolate NIES unplaced genomic scaffold, ASM2063170v1.1 Dm_contigs117, whole genome shotgun sequence carries:
- the LOC116920117 gene encoding uncharacterized protein LOC116920117; this translates as MPVAGPNQIAAGPSNMCANYEDLLADFHMQEIERFRHPITTFTYRFNGQTKAEYLVGPVRTDPKITRGSKLKAYEDYMTDRRPVSATMYALVRDAIALLDGGQGSLHDILEKLYASQFIKRTFGGKTPMKPKLVIALSSYILPKLVSEDNPCVSVNRISDGPSQKTIYTYKFQSYNKEDLEKIPQRDCKSKKTSSYRGKTPVQSSDLAVKEILPYSPPITPSPVFTIPGAKTLPASTPNSFERKLPHSASPISHFAISSIIPGDSPEDIPGDSPEDIPGDSPEDIPGDSPEDIPGDFPVNILEDIPEDQKLVKTSLKEQSTVLYLLGEEDVPIEDRTYRNFPIMIQIPSDLEPVCQTFFFSVPKTWSEDKFSNIAIEWIRKLVENEQFQE